Proteins co-encoded in one Polaromonas vacuolata genomic window:
- the rpsQ gene encoding 30S ribosomal protein S17: MTEVKKSLKRTLIGKVVSDKRAKTVTVLVERRVKHELYGKIVSLSSKYHAHDEKGEYKMGDMIEITESRPISKTKNWIVSRLVQKAAIV; the protein is encoded by the coding sequence ATGACGGAAGTTAAAAAATCCCTCAAGCGCACCTTGATTGGTAAAGTGGTGAGCGATAAGCGCGCCAAGACTGTGACTGTTTTGGTCGAACGCCGTGTGAAACACGAGCTGTACGGTAAAATCGTGTCCCTGTCGAGCAAATACCACGCCCATGATGAAAAGGGCGAGTACAAAATGGGTGACATGATTGAAATCACCGAAAGCCGTCCAATTTCTAAAACCAAAAACTGGATTGTTTCCCGTTTGGTTCAGAAAGCGGCTATTGTCTAA
- a CDS encoding GNAT family N-acetyltransferase, with protein sequence MTPTTADQLEATRLVLQEYAAQIDIDLGFQDFEAELKGLPGEYAQPEGALLLATIDGEIAGCCAMRSLKTVDYPNACEFKRLYVRRAFRRMGLGRQLAEAVLETARMAGYSHMLLDTLSDMESARALYVDLGFEAIAPYYFNPVAGAHYLKADL encoded by the coding sequence ATTACCCCGACAACGGCCGACCAGCTCGAAGCAACACGTCTTGTTTTGCAGGAGTACGCAGCGCAAATCGATATTGATTTGGGCTTTCAAGATTTCGAAGCCGAGCTAAAAGGCTTGCCAGGCGAGTATGCGCAACCTGAAGGCGCATTACTGTTAGCGACAATCGACGGAGAGATCGCTGGCTGCTGCGCTATGCGCTCGCTCAAGACCGTCGACTATCCCAACGCTTGCGAATTCAAGCGTCTTTATGTGCGCCGCGCTTTTCGCCGAATGGGCTTGGGACGCCAATTAGCCGAAGCCGTCTTAGAGACTGCTCGCATGGCGGGTTACAGCCATATGTTGCTCGACACGCTAAGCGACATGGAGTCGGCTCGTGCACTTTATGTAGACTTAGGCTTTGAGGCAATCGCACCCTACTATTTCAATCCTGTGGCCGGTGCCCATTACCTTAAGGCTGACCTTTAA
- the rpmC gene encoding 50S ribosomal protein L29 → MNTTELRQKDVAGLKTEVKELQKAHFGLRMQKATQQLSNTATLRSTRRSIARAKTILAETIVKQGAK, encoded by the coding sequence ATGAACACTACTGAACTACGCCAAAAAGACGTTGCCGGTTTGAAGACCGAAGTCAAAGAGTTGCAAAAAGCACACTTTGGCCTTCGCATGCAAAAAGCCACGCAACAGCTAAGCAACACTGCAACGCTGCGCTCGACGCGCCGTTCTATCGCTCGCGCCAAGACTATTCTTGCCGAGACCATCGTCAAGCAAGGAGCAAAATAA
- a CDS encoding peroxiredoxin yields the protein MIKVGDTLPSATLMEFSEVEGNGCSIGPNAVEVSTATAGKTIAIFGLPGAFTPTCSAKHVPGYLDGFSDFKAAGVDEVWCISVNDAFVMGAWAREQKSDGKIRMLADGSAALAQATGLTLDLTSRGMGLRSTRYSMWVKDGKVMSLNIEGPGKFEVSDAATLLAQIKG from the coding sequence ATGATTAAAGTCGGTGACACCCTGCCTAGCGCAACCTTGATGGAGTTCTCTGAAGTTGAAGGCAATGGTTGCAGTATTGGCCCTAATGCGGTCGAAGTGAGTACAGCTACAGCTGGTAAGACAATCGCTATCTTTGGTCTGCCAGGCGCTTTCACACCGACTTGCTCGGCTAAACACGTGCCCGGCTATCTCGATGGCTTTTCTGACTTCAAGGCCGCTGGTGTGGACGAAGTTTGGTGTATCAGCGTTAACGACGCATTTGTGATGGGCGCATGGGCGCGTGAGCAAAAGAGCGATGGCAAGATCCGTATGTTGGCCGATGGCAGTGCTGCACTGGCTCAGGCAACCGGCTTGACACTTGACTTGACGTCGCGCGGCATGGGTTTACGCAGCACGCGTTATTCCATGTGGGTTAAGGACGGCAAGGTGATGAGCTTGAACATCGAAGGACCGGGTAAATTTGAGGTCAGCGATGCCGCTACGCTATTAGCGCAGATCAAAGGCTAA
- a CDS encoding TlpA family protein disulfide reductase produces the protein MKKNYRTIARRSALLAVLCVAAGAGLYGCSSARAAPQSTFVLLDGSKHSTADFMGKVTLVNFWATSCVTCVAEMPKIISTYNKYQAKGYDTVAVAMSYDPPSYVVNFAQTRDLPFKVAIDNTGVVAKAWGDVQLTPTTYLVDKRGQIVKQYVGEPDFDDLHKLIEKLLAQA, from the coding sequence CACGCCGCAGCGCATTGCTGGCCGTGCTTTGTGTCGCAGCCGGTGCAGGCCTTTACGGCTGCAGCAGCGCCAGAGCCGCACCGCAATCGACCTTTGTTCTGCTTGATGGCAGCAAGCACAGCACGGCTGACTTTATGGGCAAAGTCACGCTGGTTAATTTTTGGGCCACTAGCTGCGTGACTTGCGTCGCTGAAATGCCAAAAATCATTTCAACCTACAACAAATACCAAGCCAAAGGCTACGACACCGTTGCAGTAGCGATGAGCTACGACCCGCCAAGCTATGTCGTTAACTTTGCCCAGACACGCGACTTGCCGTTCAAAGTTGCCATAGATAACACCGGAGTAGTCGCCAAGGCTTGGGGCGATGTACAACTCACGCCCACCACTTACCTGGTCGACAAGCGCGGTCAAATCGTCAAGCAGTATGTTGGCGAGCCTGACTTTGATGATCTGCACAAACTGATTGAAAAGCTGCTGGCTCAAGCTTGA
- the rplP gene encoding 50S ribosomal protein L16 gives MLQPARRKYRKEQKGRNTGVATRGNSVAFGDFGLKCTDRGRLTARQIEAARRAISRHVKRGGRIWIRVFPDKPISQKPAEVRMGNGKGNPEYYVAEIQPGKIVFEIVGVPEELAREAFRLASAKLPLRTTFVSRMIGQ, from the coding sequence ATGCTGCAACCCGCGCGTAGAAAATATCGTAAAGAGCAAAAAGGCCGCAACACCGGCGTAGCCACACGGGGTAACTCCGTGGCTTTCGGTGACTTTGGTCTGAAATGCACTGACCGTGGCCGTCTGACGGCCCGTCAAATTGAAGCCGCACGTCGTGCGATTTCCCGTCACGTTAAGCGTGGCGGCCGTATCTGGATCCGTGTCTTCCCAGACAAGCCAATTTCCCAAAAGCCTGCTGAAGTGCGAATGGGTAACGGTAAAGGTAATCCAGAGTATTACGTGGCTGAAATTCAGCCCGGTAAAATAGTCTTTGAAATCGTCGGCGTGCCCGAAGAACTGGCTCGTGAAGCGTTCCGCCTGGCATCTGCCAAGCTGCCGCTGCGCACCACGTTCGTCAGCCGCATGATCGGCCAGTAA